TACCTGGGAATGGGGATAAAGatgtatttatatgtatattcgtacATTTCTTAACACAGCTCGTTTTAAAGTCGTAATAGTCATATacttatcagaactccgcagttaagcgcgCTTCTACAAAAGTAATATTGAATAGTCATACTTCCCGTGCGAATTAAACACACTGCTTTTTGAAACTAGTGAGAATAATGATATTCATGACCCACGGTGCTTTCAAAATAAGGTGCATACTGCAAAGCGAATGTTCAATGCATATCGAATTTTACGGTTCTTAGAAATTACACGGGTGAGTAGGAAATAAGAATTCATATATaatgttattttgttaataacaaATTCTAGTTATCATGCTATAGATTTAAAAGGGACAAAAAGGATCCGTTTGAATTTGTGATAGCAAtacttgcaatttaaaaatgcaatttttaaaaacgttgTTAAACATTTGGTAAACTAGcgatttggcctttaaaatcgcggttttagcttttaaaatcgtgcatttttaaaaagctcatttccttgtattttttatgttttcaagcTATAAATGTTTAAAAACAAACTCCCAAATGATACACATTCTGCAATTTTAAACACTTTTGACATGTGAAATCGCAAAGCCAAACATATTGAAGTTTTCCTTCATAttgggttgaaaaaaatttcttcaatataatctattaaatttatccttattttttgaacacatcaacttttttttcttttttttttttgatagataGACTGaatcaaattttatatatataaaagaactcCAACCAAGTTTGAGTAAATTTTTTCATTTAGCCGTTTTGCCTAAAAAGAGTCCTATTTTTGTTCccacaaaattgatgtggcttttaaaatcactattgaatttttgatatatcactcatgaattttgattcaatagtaattttaagagcctCAGTAATTTTAGGggataaaaaaaaggaaaaaaaaaaaaaaaaaaatgatgtgtagcattattaaaaaagaagagtgaCAGTCGTTTCCAGATTTCTTAATTTGTTGGCAAGCTGCTGCGGGGCCATAACGTGTCCACTCCGTAGATCTGAGTGGCCTCTGGGTCTGGGCCAAGCATGGGACAAATTGGCAAGGCACATCAATGTAGATTTTGACGAGAAAGATGCAGTGCACGATGAAGGACGAATTATTACAAaggaatgctttttttttttcttttttttttttttttggataagttctTAATTTTGtgagaaaagagagaaggaaCTGGATTGAGTAGGACCAACGAGATTTGGTCATTTTCTTGAGGGGATGGTTAGGCTTAATAGTGATTCGCTCACCCTAGATTCAATCCAAGGCCAAAGAAGACCACATCGTGCTCCACAAGAACAGCACCCTCAAGCATCGCATCACCTTGCCCAACATCCTTGGTGGTAGGTGATAATAGTTTAAATATGCATATTTTATCTATTAAAGTAAACATTATTATACCTtattatgatttaatttttatattttataattaattgtaaaattttgtttaattattgatCTTAAacttaaatgatatattaattcaagagattgtatttttgtaagaaatacaaaagaaacaaaagagaaaagaaaagaagacaaataaGAATTGTAAGCCATCAGcttataagaaaaagaagactgGGCACCATACTCAACGCCTTAAGGGCAGTTGAGCCACCCCCAACGCGAaccttcttttaaaaaaataaaataaaataaaattatacttttatacttttattttttgtaatttattaaGAATAAACTTGTAATTACATAATgatcccattaaaaaaaaatggtcagaaTTCATATGGAAGGACTTTAAAAACCTCATAGTTATTTGGCACAACCTAAAACCATAAcaatcaatttaataatttttccataattgttttttaataattttctgcTATACTATATGTTCTAAAACCATAAcaatcaatttaataatttttccataattgttttttaataattttctgcTATACTATATGTTCTTGTAGTTTTGCAATTTGCCCGAGGTGGAATGAATCAAAAAAGCATAGTTAAGAAGACTTCTTCTTATATATGTGCATAATGTCGAGGGTGACTCATGTTTTCTACAATCATCTAAAAGATCGACTTAaattaaaagggttaaatacacctttggtccctgagttttgacaactttatattttaatccctgagtttcaattcacaTTATAAATGATatcttaattttgaaaaaaaaaaaaaaaaatcaaattagtacctcagttaagTTTTCCGTCTAGAAActaacagttcgccacgtgtcaacctctgaggtcgacacgtggcactatataaaaaaagggataattgcattgttggtccctgtggtatactataattatttttcactccttatggtttaaaaagttcatgggaggtcctcgtggtatgcaataattacaaatcgatccctggcgtcaaattctgttaaaatttttaataaattccgtcaaatgccacgtcagcgacatgtgttcatcttaataaaaaaatataaatttattaaaaaataaataaaaatacttatttttaaaaaaaaaaaatcaaaaaaaaaaaaaaaaaaaaaaaaaaagctcaaaggggtggcccagccgggggtggccatcgggccaccccctgtggtttgggggtggccgcgcgccaccccctgcggccacccccagtggctgggggcggccaggccagcCCTTTgagctttcttcttttttttttttcttttgaaatttttttttttaaaaaaaaagtatttttatttattttttaataaatttatattttttattacgatagacacgtgtcgccatcttgtTGGCAACACGTGtcactgacgtggcatttgacgaaatctgtcaaaaattttaacagaatttgacgctagggatcaatttgtaattattgcatatcacgaggacctcccatgaactttttaaaccatagggagtaaaaaataattatagcataccacagggaccaactgTGCAAttattccataaaaaaaattaaaaacctttaaaaattaattaaaaaatacaaaaatttaaaaaataaaaaattgaaagccaCCCcctggttttttatttttaattttttaatatttttaaattttaatattttttaattaatttttaatgatttttcatttttcattttttttatatagtgccacatgttaACCTTtgaggttgacacatggcgAACCATTAGTTTTTGGATTAAAAACTTAACTGGAGTACTAATTTgatcttttttctaaaattgaaataatatatgtgatacgaattgaaactcagaaattaaaaaataaaattatcaaaactcagggaccaaaAAAGatgtttaaccctaaattaataGACGATCAATCAAGATAATtaatttagttgaaaaaaaaaaaaaaaaaagccgcaATTGTTGTTAACGTGTATTCACATGTAAGATTTCTTGGCAACTCAGTAACTCAACCTCCTTAATTGCTTAATTGGGCCTCGTGCAATGACTGCCACCATAGAGTATGGCAGGCCAGAACATGCCTGTTACGGCCTAAACAGGTGATATGTCTTGTAATTGGACATTTCTAACTAATTGAGTGCATGCACAATTGAGGGCAATTTTGATTATGTAAATTTCCATTTTCCCCCAAATAGGTTCGGAATAAATCCCTCCAACCCAATCTATCACGTTAATATATGTCTTTAGAGCTGGTGAAAATCACATGCTCTAAAAATGTGTCAATTTTAATAAACCAAGttggaagaaaactttgtcctcaaatatgcatttttaagtAGAGACCTCTGTGTGTTGCGGCTCAAATGAGCAActaatacataaaaaataaaaaaaataaaaacaatgctTAGGACAAAAAAATACCATGCAACTATGCAAGTTCAATAGTAGAAATTAGGAAACCAACtatgaatgattaaatcaaattctaaatcaatggaattcttcagattaaatcaattttttttttaataccaagATAGAAGCAATACATGATGCTAGTTAAACTATCGTGTTTTTACATACCACTGACCCAGCTCTTTGAGGAGCCAATGCTGGTAAAATTCAGAGCTGCTAGGCCACCCAAaatatttcctttttttgaaacaaaatgaagaaataaCGAGAAAACTCTACAAGTAGTTACCATGACCATCTCGAAACTTTGCATCAATCAGAAAAGGTATAACCTAGGCTGGAGGACATGACTTGAATAAGAGACACTTTGTAGCCAACATACCATACGTTTGCAAGATGTCATAAATGCATCAGTCTAAATACCTGGAATATGTAGCCAAGTAGCCACTCTTAATTCTACAGTACCAGGCAAGGAGGTACCAGCATTCTTGCACAGCTGTGGACCCTTTGATGTCAAGCATCTACTTAAACAAACATAATAATTATGGAAAAGCCAACTTTAAGAAGTTACAAATTCATGTTTTAAAATCCTTTCAAAGAGCTTAACAAGATTATAAATGGAATATACCAatattcaggaaaaaaaaaacaataaaaagaaaaaataccttAGCCTTTTTTATTCTATCAATGCTAAATTCTACATGATTCGGGCTTTTTCCTCAACAATGCTTTGATAAAGTATTTGGGACTGGTAAGTAGACAAGATGAGGAGGAAAAAGTTGGGGAAATAATTATTTCTAGATACTAGAAGCATCAAGATATGGAGACAAAAAAAGATCCTAATAATCAATAgctatatttgtaattttgggatgatgactcattaattgaaaatttgaaataagattttttttttttttttttttttttttttttttgtaaagtcCACCAACAGTGAAGCGCTAAAAATACTTGGTTGTGTTTCAGATggtggatattcattgtgaaaTTGGCATCtgaaatattttatgttaatcCACCGAaagcaaaatattaaaatattttgaaacaaCCATGCCAAAATAACCCTAATCATACTCCAGATATTGGTAATTTATAAATGAAGATTTAGAAAGGCAACAACCTAGTGTTAGTGAATGAAGCAAATTAGAAACCAAAGCATAGTCATGGAAGGGGGAGATCTATATGCATTTCTCATCTCATTTTTTGCATCAAGCGGCCAATGATATACCTCAGTCCATTACCATGATATGATCGTAACATCCAACGTCTCTGTTTCCAACAGACCCTAAAATTACCACCTAAAAAGGATGTAACAGTCATAACGTCCGACGCCTCTGTTTCCAATAGTAACCAACCCTAAGTCCATTAACAACATTCAATACAATCATAACCTCTAAAACCACAAACACAAAGCTATTATACTTCATAAAAATTCAGACTATCAAAACCAATTAGCTCACTACTGCTGATTCAGTTGCGAACCGAAAGAGTACATTCAAGATCCTGTCCTCAATTCACAAAGGAACAGAGAAATAGCACATATACCACCACCAGAAATGTTAACACTCTAGAAAAGCAATTCAACCATCTTAACTTCAAGCAGCATGTCTTTTCATATCAAACTTCAATTTGGCGACGGAAACCGATATTGTCTCTACATTATTACTCCCCAGTATCTtagtgaaaatcgaaattgggATTTAATTGAACCTTAATAACCATCACCTGGAAACACAGATTTGTctcaccaaaaaaacaaaatggactACAAGTCATAACCACGCCAAATTATATCACTCAAGTGGAAATACCATAGAGCTCTCCCATGGAAAACATGTGATATTGAACTTGATCAAGTTCTATATGTCATAGATCTGTCACTCACCCACTTGTGGTATACCTATGGAGGCATCAAAACAAAATGTGTTTTGAAATCTTGATTCCACAAAGGGGAAACACCAGTTTTTCAGATTAAATGCATGATGCCTCAATTCGACaataaataagaacaaaatcTTGTCTGATCCATAAATACTTCCAACAAAATTGCAAGTTCcagaattttgtcaaaataataTAACTCTCTGTCATGCATGCAAGTTTTGAAACCTTTTCCTCTCCAGAAAAACATTCAATGCATTCTCCAAAAAGCCTCCATCCTCATTTAAAAAGTTTAACCTCAGCACCTCCACCAAAGGAAAATGTAAAACCTAAATCTGAAACTCTTTGACTTTGACTTCAAGTAAATTTCCCAAAGCATCAAGATTGTATCATCAACAAAGCAATCAAATTTTTGCACTTTAACACAACAGCCCATATCAGAAATCCTCAAGATTTTGATACCTAAGGCTAAAGGGGCAGGTCCGTCCAGTCTCCAACAGAAGAAAATACATCAATCAATTCTTAGTCAAGGTCTTTAGGACACAACCTAAACTATAAGCATCAAGACCCAAGATATTCTACCAAAGACTTCATAGAGAGTAAACTAAAGAGTAAAGAGAGGTGAAGGACTAGGAGGAAAGTAGTATGAAGACACGCAGAGAATATATAATGCTACTTCAACTTTTCTGATGCAGGCAGGAGCACGATTAGACAGCATCATTCTCTTTCTAGCAGCAAGTCACTTGTTCATCACTTATGAAGTGTATCCCGCATCTCCAAGCCCACCTAAAACAATTATGCACCTCAGAAAAATTAATAGAAGAGAATTCACAATAATGGACTAGAAATTTGCAATTGAAAGCATTGTATTACCAATGATTCCTAGAATCTAATAGTAATAGCCACTGCCATATGGGCGGTCACTCCCATAGAAAGATGAATATGGACCTCCACCATACTGCAACAGGAAATTGATAATGAAATATTATTGATATGTCAATGTACAagtgaaattaaataaaatgataggGATTTCTCACATCAGGGCCATAATAATCACGGGGGTAGGTACTGCTGCCAGCTCCATAAGTATCTGGAACATAAAGTCAGTTAAATGATCCATCTGATGTAAAGAATATGCcaagataaagaaaagaaaaattgaatgaCAAACATAAAAATCATACCACGATAGCTGTTTGCATGAAAAGCCGATGTATCAGTGTAATCCAAACGCGGGCGAAACCTACTAGGCTCCATATAATCAGGATCATGGTCCTAAAACCCAGAAGCATTATGTCAACAAGTAAAGATACTATAGAAGTCAGTAAAGATTATGAAAACacacaatttaaattaaaataaatgaagccaaaaagacaaataagaaCACACAGTCATATAAAACGGGCGCTTCATCCCATGTGCATCATCCTCgtaaaaaaaagggtcatcaaAGTGCCTTCCAATGAAAGGTCTGTCAAAGTGTCCCTCCGGAGAATATGGTTGCCTCCTAGAATGAAAATGCATCCCACGGCCTCTATCAGGAGCATCATGCCAGGGTCGATCAAGATTAGGTCTTGACGGGGCAGCAACCGCACGTCCCGCACCAGATGCATAATTACCACCTCTAAATGAATCCCTTCTTCCCCCTGCTTTTGTAGAAGAAgaataatttattataaactAACAAGACAGCTATTTATAAGAtgtgcatcttcttctttttatgttggtgagagagagagaatgcttGTCTAAATACAAGACAGTAAGCTCAACAGATAACCTCGTCCAGTAAATTGCCTCCCATGAAACTCAGTATATGGATTATCATATTTATTCGGAAAACCCATTCTACCAGTTTGACCACGTCCACCTTGATAGAAACCCCTATTCCGTTGGAAATTTGCACGGTGAAAGGGCTGTCCTCCCCGCCCAAACCCTCTTCCTGTAGGCAACAGGAAgctaaatgagaaaaaaaaaaaaaaaaaaaaagaaagccactttACATTATAGTtatacaaaattcaaattctcacAAGTAAACAAACTACCAAAATTTGATGTTGCTCCACCATTGCCATGGCCGATTCGAAATCCACCACACATTCCACCCTTCACAGCCTGTGTTTTGGGCAAAGGATTTGAAAGCCTTGCTTTCACTTTCATCTAGCAGTTCATATGACAACAATATAATGAACTTAATTAGTAATACAACAATAAGAGTTTAAAGATAAATTATGTCAAATATTACTATTCTTGTGCACCATGCACCTGCATATACACAGACGTGTATGCCTGAGTGATAAAAGCCTTGCAGAGAACAACATTGTAATAAAATCTaagctaaaaatattttttgtgtgtgtgtggatgTATACTtccatgtatatatgtatgttctGTATGAATGTATAGATCAATTCATTTTAAGAACATTACAACACCCACCCACCACCCTCCTTTTCTGTGGTCTGTTTTTAAACCATGCAGTCAACTGTCATATTGTTCCAATGTGCCCGTCCCTGATCAATCCCTGATgtatcatggttttttttttttaaggtgtaCACATaattgagagaaaaaataaacaagaaaacaaatacTTCAAATAAGAAATACCTTCCCATCACCCAGTTGTGAATTGTTTATACCAGCAATACAAGCAACAGCGGCTTCATGGGTAGAGAAATCAACAAATCCAAAATCCTTTCTCTTGGCTGTTGACATATTCCGGGCCAGGACAATCCGTGCAATCTCCCCGTAACCTTTAAGCTGCTCTCTAACATGGTCTTCATCCCAGTGAGGTGGAAGCCCATCAAGAAAGATTGACTTCACTTGGGCCATGACTGCTGGGTCAGGCTCACGTAAAGGTTCAGCAAAAGCTACTTTGGCAGTTCTCTCAGGATGGCCAAAAACAACATCAGGCTTTTGAAGCCTCTTGTAAGCAAGCATGGCCTCTGCATGGCAAGAGAACTCAAGGAATGCAAAACCCCGGCTCAATCCCTCATGTTGAACATCTGCAACAAGAGTGATGTTTTCAACACCTTCCACATCATATTCTTTCAACTTCTGTTTGATCTGTCATTGAATTTAGTATCAAGAATCAGTACAAAAgctaagaaataaaataattaaatactaatTCTTTGATACCTACAGCTTCCTTTGTCCATGTATTGCAGATATTACCCAGAAACAACGAGTCATTGTCCTCACTGGGTGCAGTTCCGCACCGCTTTCCATGAATCTGTAGACAATAAGAAATTAGAATGAAAAGTGTAAATGTGCAAAACAAAAAGTATGAATAGTTACATACAACAGGGTTCTTCATTTCTGACAAAGCCCGCTTTGCATGCTCCTTATTAGCAAACTTCACGAATGCATACCCCTTATTCTTATTAGTAGATGGATCCTTGTGCAACCTAACTTCAACTACCTCTCCAATCCTCTCAAAGACCTTTCTCACATCTTCCTCCTCCGCATCCCGATCCAACCCACCAACAAATATCTCATGCTCTTTTTTAATCTTGCGCTCCTTAGCAACAGCCGTTAATTCCCTGCATTCTTCTTCCAATGCCTCCGAATATTCAGCAGGCTCCTCTGGATCATAGTCAGCAGGCTCCTCTGGATCATCCTCAGCAAGCTCGTCTTCCCCATGTTCACCAAGGTCCACTCTATCACCATAATCTTCCATTGCCTCATCACTCCCAAACTCCTTCACAGATTGAGCATCTTCTCCACGGAAGTCCTCTATGACATTTTCTCCCATGTTAACAGGCTCAACATTGGGTTCCTCCTTATTTTCAACATCTCTTGTATCCTCCTCTTTTTCCTCCATAACTTCCTCTCTGTCCTTTGCACCATCGGTTTCCTCATCCTCAACTGATTCTGCAACCTCTACAACAACAGGCTCCTCTCGCCTCAAAGAATCTCCAACATTTGCAATAGCAGCTATTTGCACTTCCATTGcactttcttccttctttgcaGATTCACCAACATTTTCAGCAACTGGCTCGTCCACTTCCACAGCGCTTTCAACAACAGTTTCCTCCACTTCCATAACAGTTCCTACCTTCCTTGCAGAATCTCCGGCGTTTTCAACAACAGGCTCCCCCACTTCCGTCACGGTTTCTTCATTCTTCCCAGATTCTCCAACATTTTCAACCGCGGCTTCCTCTACATCCTCCTTCTCCCGGGATTCTTCAACTTTAGCCTTCACAGATTCCCCAGATTTGGGTGTCTGCATTGTAACACCTTTTACCGAAGTGGGTGTCTTTGTTCTTCCAGACCTCTTCACCACCCTTTTTATCACCTTGACAACTTTTGTGCCTGGTGTCACCTGGGCAACACCACCTGGTGCTTTGGGCTCCTCGGATACTAGTTCAAAACAATGTAAGCTAAGAATGCAGcccataaattaaatattacgATTTCAGTAGTGACATAAGAATGCCAACaaatacatacaca
Above is a genomic segment from Alnus glutinosa chromosome 12, dhAlnGlut1.1, whole genome shotgun sequence containing:
- the LOC133850991 gene encoding uncharacterized protein LOC133850991, with the protein product MRTRNKDSPKPATAKKTPPPRKSASKTSPNPPDSAAVSDTPKSTAVSDTPKSAETKRPSATKAKPVNKNDAATPPSAGSDSKPQQSLVSEEPKAPGGVAQVTPGTKVVKVIKRVVKRSGRTKTPTSVKGVTMQTPKSGESVKAKVEESREKEDVEEAAVENVGESGKNEETVTEVGEPVVENAGDSARKVGTVMEVEETVVESAVEVDEPVAENVGESAKKEESAMEVQIAAIANVGDSLRREEPVVVEVAESVEDEETDGAKDREEVMEEKEEDTRDVENKEEPNVEPVNMGENVIEDFRGEDAQSVKEFGSDEAMEDYGDRVDLGEHGEDELAEDDPEEPADYDPEEPAEYSEALEEECRELTAVAKERKIKKEHEIFVGGLDRDAEEEDVRKVFERIGEVVEVRLHKDPSTNKNKGYAFVKFANKEHAKRALSEMKNPVIHGKRCGTAPSEDNDSLFLGNICNTWTKEAIKQKLKEYDVEGVENITLVADVQHEGLSRGFAFLEFSCHAEAMLAYKRLQKPDVVFGHPERTAKVAFAEPLREPDPAVMAQVKSIFLDGLPPHWDEDHVREQLKGYGEIARIVLARNMSTAKRKDFGFVDFSTHEAAVACIAGINNSQLGDGKMKVKARLSNPLPKTQAVKGGMCGGFRIGHGNGGATSNFGRGFGRGGQPFHRANFQRNRGFYQGGRGQTGRMGFPNKYDNPYTEFHGRQFTGRGGRRDSFRGGNYASGAGRAVAAPSRPNLDRPWHDAPDRGRGMHFHSRRQPYSPEGHFDRPFIGRHFDDPFFYEDDAHGMKRPFYMTDHDPDYMEPSRFRPRLDYTDTSAFHANSYRDTYGAGSSTYPRDYYGPDYGGGPYSSFYGSDRPYGSGYYY